CGCTCGGCCTGGCCGCCGGGTACTGGCGCGGGCTGGACGCCGTGGTGTCCCGCGTGACCGACGTCGTGCTGGCGTTCCCGTTCCTCGTCCTGGCCGTCGGGCTGGCCGCGATCCGCGGGGCGAGCCTGGGCAACGCCGCGATCGCCCTGGGGATCGCCCACGTGCCGCAGGTGATCCGCGTCGTGCGCGCCGAGACCCTGCGGCTGCGGGGCGCGGAGTACGTGCTGGCCGCCAAGACGATGGACGCCTCCGGGGTCCGCATCCTCGCCACGCACGTGCTGCCGAACGCCGTCCCCTCGATCGTCGTGCAGGCCACGGTGATCGTGCCGGCCGTCGTCATCGGCGAGGCGCTGCTGTCGTTCCTCGGCCTCGGCATCCAGCCGCCCACCCCGAGCCTGGGCATCATGCTGTCCGACGCGCAGCAGTACATCTTCCGAGCGCCGACGGCGGCGCTCTTCCCGGGCCTCGCGATCGTCCTCGTCTGCCTGGCCTTCAACCTCTTCGGCGACGCGCTGCGCGACGCCCTCGACCCGAGCGGAGACCACCGGTGAGCTTCACGCCCCCGATCGAGAACACCACCCGCCCCACCCTGCGCGGCACGTTCGGCATGACGGCCTCGACGCACTGGCTGGCCTCCGCGACGGGTCAGTCCGTGCTGGAACGCGGCGGGAACGCGTTCGACGCCGCCGTGGCGGCCGCGTTCGTCCTGCACGTCGTCGAACCCCACCTCAACGGGCCCGGCGGCGACATGACGGGCGTGTTCGCCACCGCGACGGACCCGACGCCCGTCGTCCTCAACGGCCAGGGCCCCGCCCCGGCTGCCGCGACCATCGCGCACTACCGCGCCGAAGGGCTCGACACGGTCCCCGGCGCGGGTGGTCTCGCCGCGGCCGTGCCTGGCGCCGTCGACGCCTGGATGGTGCTGCTGCGCGACCACGGGACGTGGGAACTCGCCGACGTCCTCGAACCGGCCATCGGGTACGCCCGCGACGGGCACCCCGTCGTCGGCCGGGTCGGCACGACCATCGCGTCGGTGGCCGACCTGTTCCGGGAGCACTGGCCGAGCTCGGCGGCGCTGTGGATGCCGCAGGGCCGGGTCCCGCGGGCCGGGGACGTCGTCACGAACCCGGCGTGGGCGCGGACGTTGCAGCGGCTGGTGGACGCGGGGAAGGACGCCGGGTCGCGCGTCGAGCGGATCGAGGCGTTCCGCCGCGAGTGGCGCGAGGGGTTCGTCGCCCGCGAAGCCGTGGAGTTCCTCCGCACCCCGCACCGGCACTCCTCGGGCACCGACCACGCCGCCGTGCTCGAGACCTCCGACTGGGCCGCGTTCTCGGCCGGGTACGAACCGGCCACCACGATCGAGTTCCGCGGGACGACGGTCGCCAAGACCGGGCCGTTCGGGCAGGGGCCCGTGCTGCTGCAGGCGCTGCGGATCCTCGACGGGTTCGACGACGCCGACCTGGACCCCTCGACCGTCCGCGGCGCGCACACCGTCCTGGAGGCGCTCAAGCTCGCCCTGGCCGACCGCGACGCCTGGTACGGCTCGGCGGCCGACCCGGACGTGCTGGCGGAGCTGCTGTCCGAGGAGTACGCCGCGACCCGCCGCGCGCTCATCACCGACCGCGCCTCGCACGAGTTCCGCCCGGGGTCCCCGGGGGGCCGGACGCCGCACGTCCCGCCCCTGCGCACCGACGCCCCCTCCGCCGTGGGCGTCGGGGAACCGACGGTGGGTGAACCCACCGTCGAGAGCACGGGCACCACGCGGGGCGACACCTGCCACGTCGACGTCGTCGACCGGTGGGGCAACGTCGTGTCCGCGACGCCCTCGGGCGGCTGGCTGCAGTCGTCCCCGACCGTCCCCGAACTCGGGTTCTGCCTCGGGTCGCGCCTGCAGATGACGTGGCTCGACGAGGACTCGCCCTCCGCGCTGCGCCCGGGGGAACGTCCCCGCACGACGCTGACCCCGACGCTGCTGCTGCGCGGCGGGGTCCCCGTCGAGGCGGTGGGAACCCCCGGCGGGGACCAGCAGGACCAGTGGCAGCTGCTGTACCTGCTGCGCACCCTCGTCGGCGGGTACGAGCCGCAGCAGGCGATCGACGCACCCGCCCTGCACACCACGTCGATGCCCGGCTCGTTCTGGCCGCGGACCTGGACGCCCGGCGGCGCCGTCGTCGAGGGCCGGATCGGTGAGGACGTCATCGCCGGTCTCACCGAGCGCGGGCACGTCGTGACCCGGTCCGGGGACTGGTCCCTGGGCCGCCTGACCTGCGCGGGACGCGACCCGGACACGGGTGTCCTGCACGCCGCCGCGAACTCCCGCGGCGCCCAGGGCTACGCGGTGGGGCGGTG
Above is a genomic segment from Kineococcus mangrovi containing:
- a CDS encoding ABC transporter permease, with translation MSQTVQTDDRLEVDLGSSRGLVLRRLLRNPAGVVGTVLAALVVLAALLAPVLAPYPPTQVHFETPFQVPRTVGFWLGTDDLGRDVLSRILFGLRASLQVALLAVVLSVVVGTPLGLAAGYWRGLDAVVSRVTDVVLAFPFLVLAVGLAAIRGASLGNAAIALGIAHVPQVIRVVRAETLRLRGAEYVLAAKTMDASGVRILATHVLPNAVPSIVVQATVIVPAVVIGEALLSFLGLGIQPPTPSLGIMLSDAQQYIFRAPTAALFPGLAIVLVCLAFNLFGDALRDALDPSGDHR
- a CDS encoding gamma-glutamyltransferase family protein, with amino-acid sequence MTASTHWLASATGQSVLERGGNAFDAAVAAAFVLHVVEPHLNGPGGDMTGVFATATDPTPVVLNGQGPAPAAATIAHYRAEGLDTVPGAGGLAAAVPGAVDAWMVLLRDHGTWELADVLEPAIGYARDGHPVVGRVGTTIASVADLFREHWPSSAALWMPQGRVPRAGDVVTNPAWARTLQRLVDAGKDAGSRVERIEAFRREWREGFVAREAVEFLRTPHRHSSGTDHAAVLETSDWAAFSAGYEPATTIEFRGTTVAKTGPFGQGPVLLQALRILDGFDDADLDPSTVRGAHTVLEALKLALADRDAWYGSAADPDVLAELLSEEYAATRRALITDRASHEFRPGSPGGRTPHVPPLRTDAPSAVGVGEPTVGEPTVESTGTTRGDTCHVDVVDRWGNVVSATPSGGWLQSSPTVPELGFCLGSRLQMTWLDEDSPSALRPGERPRTTLTPTLLLRGGVPVEAVGTPGGDQQDQWQLLYLLRTLVGGYEPQQAIDAPALHTTSMPGSFWPRTWTPGGAVVEGRIGEDVIAGLTERGHVVTRSGDWSLGRLTCAGRDPDTGVLHAAANSRGAQGYAVGR